The following are encoded together in the Pedobacter sp. D749 genome:
- the rlmH gene encoding 23S rRNA (pseudouridine(1915)-N(3))-methyltransferase RlmH, with amino-acid sequence MKITLIAIGKTEDKYLIEGIDKYINRLKHYINFSFLAIPDVKNVKNLSEAQQKAKEAELLHKQINNGDVVILLDEKGKKYSSVEFSNYLNKQMVGSVQHLIFIIGGPYGFDETIYKRANGLISLSDMTFSHQMIRLFFVEQLYRGFSILKGEPYHHA; translated from the coding sequence ATGAAGATTACCCTGATCGCCATTGGCAAAACAGAAGACAAATATCTAATTGAAGGGATTGATAAATATATCAACCGCCTAAAACATTATATTAATTTTAGTTTTTTGGCCATACCTGATGTAAAAAACGTTAAAAACCTGAGTGAGGCGCAACAAAAAGCAAAGGAGGCAGAACTCCTGCACAAACAAATTAATAATGGCGATGTTGTTATTTTGTTGGATGAGAAAGGGAAAAAATATTCATCTGTAGAATTTTCAAACTACCTGAATAAACAGATGGTGGGCAGTGTACAGCATTTAATTTTTATCATTGGCGGCCCATACGGATTTGATGAAACCATTTACAAAAGAGCAAATGGTTTAATTTCTTTATCTGATATGACTTTTTCTCATCAAATGATCAGATTGTTTTTTGTAGAGCAGCTTTACCGGGGATTTAGTATTTTAAAAGGAGAACCTTATCATCACGCTTAG
- a CDS encoding DUF5606 domain-containing protein encodes MNLRGIVAVSGRPGLFKLVGQNKVGYILEGLDAQKTKVVANITNTKLASLEDITVYGEDEEIKLADIFTKISAKGATPDLKGDLRAYFLEVAPGHDQEKVYASDMKKIITWYNLLKDLPLFTEETPETPGTPAEVKLSEEKAASDKKLKATGSKASASAKATTKTSAPAKKASMTSKKGV; translated from the coding sequence ATGAATTTAAGAGGAATTGTTGCCGTATCTGGCAGACCAGGTTTATTTAAACTGGTTGGACAAAATAAAGTGGGTTACATTTTAGAGGGCTTAGATGCCCAAAAAACTAAAGTTGTTGCCAACATCACTAACACAAAATTAGCTTCATTAGAAGATATTACCGTGTATGGTGAAGATGAAGAAATTAAACTGGCTGATATTTTTACTAAAATTTCTGCTAAAGGAGCTACTCCTGATTTAAAAGGCGATTTACGTGCATATTTTCTTGAAGTAGCTCCGGGTCACGATCAGGAAAAAGTTTATGCTTCAGATATGAAGAAAATCATTACCTGGTATAACTTATTAAAAGATCTGCCTTTGTTTACTGAAGAAACTCCGGAAACTCCGGGTACACCAGCAGAAGTTAAATTATCAGAAGAAAAAGCAGCTTCAGATAAAAAACTAAAAGCCACAGGATCTAAAGCTTCGGCAAGTGCTAAAGCGACTACTAAAACTTCAGCTCCAGCTAAAAAAGCAAGCATGACCAGTAAAAAAGGCGTTTAA
- a CDS encoding purine-nucleoside phosphorylase → MLRAIEETVEYIKRKTENFKPEIGIILGTGLGGLVKEIEIEHQLMYSNIPNFPISTLEFHSGKLIFGTLNGKKIIAMQGRLHYYEGYSMQQITFPVRVMKGLGIENLIVSNAAGSLNPEFKKGDLMIIDDHINLQPDNPLRGLIESELGPRFPDMSQPYKRDIIAKALEIAKDVDIKCHKGVYVAVSGPNLETKAEYKYLRLIGADAVGMSTVPEVIVANHAGLPVFAISVLTDEGFPEDLQPFNLDEILEAAAKAEPKMTEILTRLISEL, encoded by the coding sequence ATGTTAAGAGCAATAGAAGAAACCGTTGAATATATAAAACGTAAAACAGAGAACTTTAAGCCAGAAATAGGCATTATTTTAGGTACTGGTTTGGGTGGCCTGGTAAAAGAAATCGAAATCGAGCATCAACTGATGTATTCTAATATCCCAAATTTTCCAATTTCTACTTTAGAGTTCCACAGTGGGAAACTAATTTTTGGAACGTTGAACGGGAAGAAGATTATTGCCATGCAGGGGCGCTTACATTATTACGAAGGTTATAGCATGCAACAGATCACCTTCCCGGTTAGGGTAATGAAAGGGTTGGGAATCGAAAACTTAATTGTATCAAACGCTGCGGGTTCATTAAATCCTGAGTTTAAAAAGGGCGATTTAATGATTATCGACGATCATATTAATTTGCAGCCAGATAACCCATTGCGTGGCTTAATTGAGAGCGAACTAGGACCACGTTTCCCGGACATGAGCCAGCCTTATAAACGTGATATTATAGCCAAAGCGCTGGAGATCGCTAAAGATGTTGATATCAAGTGCCATAAAGGGGTATACGTTGCGGTTTCTGGTCCGAATTTAGAAACCAAAGCCGAGTACAAATACCTGCGTTTAATTGGCGCTGATGCAGTGGGCATGAGTACTGTGCCTGAGGTTATAGTGGCCAACCATGCTGGTTTACCTGTTTTTGCCATCTCCGTATTAACGGATGAAGGTTTTCCGGAAGACTTGCAACCTTTTAATTTAGATGAAATTTTAGAAGCAGCGGCTAAGGCAGAGCCTAAAATGACTGAGATTTTAACCCGCTTAATTTCTGAACTATAA
- a CDS encoding putative porin, with the protein MHKVVKICFFLFLLLGINKVFAQDLKTSVGTNKELDSVRKKLDSGKDSVVFTAKYIRFTKLSLSKDSIVLLPLDTSTTNIQNYSPLLQPLHPTISNGNMGLAARPLLYEPSKRIGFDAGFHSLDYYALTPEDIIYYQARTPFTSLYFVSAGQKEQLFRAIHTQNIKKNWNVGVNFNRGDSKGFYARQRGDNLNVAVFSWYQSPSKRYNMWASAIFNTMRAYENGSTVATGLFDPGYSKIDREAEPINLSDSRNLYRKNTVFLKQTYYVGRIDTSANVNNAVLPTNKVSYIFEYNNDSFDFYKNGTDVNNVLPPGIASTVFTNDSTHVKHIKNEFIYSFFLRPKNSSVIKNELKVDAGIRHDYYKHEYLGIKQDGTNYEQSRFAYQNITILGAAGYRFSNNIDFNLDVQQILQGENAGDYLYEAKSKILLGKTIGRIELGAYAQNQTPAAIFNYYHGNHYQWTNNDFKNTKIANLSFNYINDKYGFTAGANYYLTSNYVYFAADQTNNTTAILPKQATADISLIRLDVSKKTRFGRFVMENYIAYQKTDKNAVLRTPELYTYNSIYFNNTFFKVLKANVGFDVRYNSEYANYLYSPATAQFYIDERNPTNLVSRPVIDVFFKANLKRANIFVKYDFINQGLFQPGYYTVNRYPMQDALLKFGVSWNFYD; encoded by the coding sequence ATGCATAAAGTCGTTAAGATCTGTTTTTTTCTGTTCCTGCTGTTAGGCATCAACAAAGTATTTGCACAAGATTTAAAGACGAGTGTTGGGACCAATAAGGAGCTCGATTCTGTCCGGAAAAAATTAGATTCGGGAAAGGACTCAGTTGTTTTTACCGCAAAATATATCCGGTTTACAAAGTTATCACTAAGTAAAGATAGCATTGTACTGCTACCCTTAGATACCTCCACAACAAATATTCAGAATTATAGTCCGCTTTTACAACCCCTGCATCCAACCATTAGCAATGGTAATATGGGCTTGGCCGCGAGGCCTTTATTGTACGAGCCGAGTAAGAGGATTGGCTTTGATGCAGGATTTCACTCGCTTGATTATTATGCATTAACGCCAGAAGATATTATTTACTATCAGGCCAGAACTCCCTTTACCAGCTTATATTTTGTAAGTGCAGGTCAAAAAGAACAGCTTTTTAGGGCTATCCACACGCAGAATATTAAAAAAAACTGGAACGTTGGTGTTAATTTTAACCGTGGCGATTCGAAGGGTTTTTATGCCAGGCAGCGGGGTGATAATCTGAATGTTGCCGTATTTTCCTGGTACCAATCGCCAAGCAAACGTTATAATATGTGGGCATCGGCAATTTTTAATACCATGCGTGCCTACGAGAATGGTTCTACTGTAGCTACGGGTTTATTCGATCCAGGCTATTCTAAAATTGACAGAGAGGCGGAGCCCATAAATTTATCAGACTCAAGAAATTTGTACCGTAAAAACACCGTTTTCTTAAAGCAAACCTATTATGTAGGCAGGATAGATACCTCTGCGAATGTTAATAATGCGGTTTTACCAACCAATAAGGTTTCATATATATTTGAGTATAATAACGATAGTTTTGATTTTTACAAAAATGGAACTGATGTTAATAATGTGCTGCCTCCTGGTATTGCGAGTACAGTATTTACAAATGATTCGACCCATGTAAAACATATTAAAAATGAATTTATCTATAGTTTCTTCTTAAGACCTAAAAATAGTTCGGTGATTAAAAATGAATTAAAGGTTGATGCAGGTATAAGGCACGATTATTACAAACATGAATATCTTGGCATAAAACAAGATGGAACCAATTACGAACAAAGTAGATTTGCTTATCAGAACATTACCATTTTAGGTGCAGCGGGTTATCGGTTCTCTAACAATATCGATTTCAATTTAGATGTACAGCAAATTTTGCAAGGTGAAAATGCCGGCGATTATTTATATGAGGCAAAAAGTAAAATCCTTTTAGGTAAAACCATCGGAAGAATTGAGTTGGGGGCATACGCGCAAAATCAAACCCCGGCGGCCATTTTTAATTACTATCATGGCAATCATTACCAATGGACAAACAACGATTTTAAGAATACTAAAATTGCCAATTTATCATTCAACTATATCAATGATAAGTATGGTTTTACTGCAGGAGCCAACTATTACTTAACCAGTAACTATGTTTATTTTGCTGCAGATCAAACCAATAATACAACTGCTATTTTACCAAAACAAGCTACGGCTGATATTAGCTTAATCAGGCTGGATGTATCAAAGAAAACCAGGTTCGGCAGGTTTGTGATGGAAAACTATATCGCTTATCAAAAAACAGATAAAAATGCAGTATTAAGAACACCAGAACTTTATACTTATAACAGTATCTATTTTAATAATACGTTTTTCAAAGTATTAAAAGCTAATGTGGGATTTGATGTGAGGTATAATTCGGAATATGCAAATTACTTATATTCACCGGCAACGGCTCAATTTTATATTGATGAGCGCAATCCAACAAACCTTGTTTCAAGACCAGTAATTGATGTCTTTTTTAAGGCAAATTTAAAGAGAGCTAATATTTTTGTGAAATATGATTTTATAAATCAGGGTTTATTTCAACCAGGTTATTACACGGTAAACAGGTACCCTATGCAAGATGCCTTATTAAAATTTGGGGTAAGCTGGAATTTTTACGACTAA
- a CDS encoding peptidylprolyl isomerase, translated as MSKAIIKTDKGDMTVEFYENDAPKAVANFKKLAKEGFYDGVTFHRVIPNFMVQGGCPNSKDPAKAHLAGTGGPGYKIDCELDGENQYHDRGVLSMAHAGRNTGGSQFFICHSRTNTAHLDRNHTCFGKVIENVDLVDDIRQGDKIVNIEVLED; from the coding sequence ATGAGTAAAGCAATAATAAAAACAGACAAAGGCGATATGACCGTAGAATTCTACGAAAATGATGCGCCAAAAGCCGTTGCAAACTTTAAAAAACTAGCTAAAGAAGGCTTTTATGATGGTGTAACTTTTCACCGTGTAATTCCTAACTTTATGGTTCAGGGCGGATGTCCAAATTCAAAAGATCCGGCTAAAGCACATTTGGCAGGTACTGGTGGTCCAGGTTATAAAATTGATTGCGAATTGGACGGAGAAAATCAATATCACGATCGTGGTGTTTTATCTATGGCCCACGCTGGCCGTAATACTGGTGGTTCACAATTTTTTATCTGCCATAGCAGAACAAATACTGCTCATTTAGACCGTAACCATACCTGTTTTGGTAAAGTTATCGAAAATGTAGATCTTGTTGATGATATCCGTCAGGGCGATAAGATTGTAAATATTGAAGTTTTAGAAGATTAG
- a CDS encoding asparagine synthetase B, whose product MDEDQKNHLKAYGIAYWTISKQVEVDWLLNYRGGSFLIKYNKTVEDELKIRGVSYEVMADGKVTNLLNEISDPAVNMEMVKLEKTPKIAVYSPKSKLPWDDAVTLVLTYAEIPYDVIYDDDILQDKLSKYDWLHLHHEDFTGQYGRFWANFRYATWYQEDVKNQEALAKRMGYKKVSEMKLAVAKHIKEYCAGGGFLFAMCSGTDSFDIALAADGVDICAQMFDGDAADPNAQSKLDFNKTLAFQNFKLDNNPMNYEFSDIDVTQTRTLNQTNDYFTLFDFSAKWDLVPTMLTQDHDKVIKGFMGQTTAFKKSLVKTSVTVLGENKGAAEVRYLHGEIGKGQFTFYGGHDPEDYQHAVGDPPTDLNLHPNSPGYRLILNNVLFPAAKKKPQKT is encoded by the coding sequence ATGGATGAAGACCAAAAAAACCATCTTAAAGCATATGGCATAGCCTATTGGACCATCAGCAAACAAGTGGAGGTTGACTGGCTCTTAAACTATCGTGGAGGAAGCTTTTTAATTAAATACAATAAAACAGTTGAAGATGAGCTTAAAATACGCGGGGTATCATACGAAGTAATGGCCGATGGAAAAGTAACCAATCTTTTAAATGAAATCAGCGATCCTGCCGTGAATATGGAAATGGTTAAACTGGAAAAAACACCAAAAATTGCAGTTTACTCGCCAAAAAGCAAATTACCCTGGGATGATGCGGTTACACTCGTTTTAACCTACGCCGAAATCCCATATGATGTAATTTACGATGACGATATCCTTCAGGACAAATTGAGCAAATACGATTGGTTACACTTGCACCACGAAGATTTTACCGGGCAGTACGGGCGTTTCTGGGCTAATTTCAGGTATGCAACCTGGTACCAGGAAGATGTTAAAAACCAGGAGGCTTTAGCCAAACGTATGGGCTATAAAAAGGTTTCTGAAATGAAACTAGCCGTTGCTAAACATATTAAGGAGTATTGTGCTGGTGGAGGTTTCTTGTTTGCCATGTGCTCTGGTACTGATAGTTTCGACATTGCCCTTGCTGCAGATGGGGTGGATATTTGTGCCCAGATGTTTGATGGCGATGCCGCAGATCCGAATGCACAAAGCAAACTGGATTTTAACAAAACACTGGCTTTCCAAAATTTCAAGTTAGACAACAACCCGATGAACTATGAATTTTCAGATATAGATGTTACTCAAACCCGTACACTAAACCAAACCAACGATTATTTTACTTTATTCGATTTTTCTGCCAAGTGGGATCTTGTTCCAACCATGCTAACCCAAGATCATGATAAGGTAATTAAAGGTTTTATGGGACAAACCACAGCATTTAAAAAAAGTCTAGTAAAAACAAGTGTAACTGTTTTAGGAGAAAATAAAGGTGCGGCAGAGGTAAGGTATTTACATGGAGAAATTGGCAAAGGCCAGTTTACTTTTTATGGCGGCCACGATCCGGAAGATTATCAACACGCTGTAGGCGATCCACCAACAGATTTAAATCTGCATCCTAATTCTCCGGGTTACCGTTTAATTTTAAACAATGTACTTTTCCCGGCGGCAAAAAAGAAACCTCAAAAAACATAA
- the lpxK gene encoding tetraacyldisaccharide 4'-kinase: MLLNYLRLLLLPFSIIYGMAIILRKKLYDWGLMRSVKFDLPVICVGNLAVGGSGKTPTTEYLVRLLAGYKIAILSRGYGRKTKGFIIADSAATAETIGDEPLQYHQKFAAVTVAVCEDRVKGIKQLKDNHDLIILDDAFQHRAVNAGFNILLFEFRKLGTLQFLLPAGNLRDVFSSRKRADVLLVTKSPVPLLHVAQQASINELQPNSNQPVLHSYLKYGNLIHLSHNESRTLESVRDFEIFLLTGIANPDPLIEELEKYAETIKHEEFPDHYAFKNDDIKKFKSVFMASTKKDKIIITTEKDSKRLRATGFEDLLLDLPVYYLPIEVELFEEDKITFDELILNYVKSNRRNR, from the coding sequence ATGCTACTTAACTATCTACGCCTTTTACTGCTTCCTTTTTCGATCATTTATGGAATGGCTATTATTCTCCGTAAAAAACTTTACGACTGGGGATTGATGCGATCTGTAAAGTTTGATTTACCAGTAATCTGTGTAGGCAATTTGGCCGTTGGCGGATCGGGCAAAACACCAACAACAGAATATTTGGTCAGGTTGCTGGCCGGGTATAAAATAGCCATCCTAAGTCGTGGTTATGGTCGTAAAACGAAAGGGTTTATAATTGCCGATAGTGCTGCAACTGCCGAAACGATAGGCGATGAACCTTTACAGTACCATCAAAAATTTGCAGCTGTTACTGTTGCCGTTTGCGAAGACCGTGTGAAAGGGATTAAGCAGTTGAAGGACAATCATGATTTAATTATCCTTGATGATGCCTTTCAGCACCGCGCAGTAAATGCCGGATTTAATATTTTGCTTTTCGAGTTTAGAAAGTTGGGTACTTTACAGTTTTTATTGCCTGCAGGAAATTTAAGGGATGTTTTCTCCTCACGCAAAAGGGCCGATGTATTGTTAGTCACAAAATCGCCGGTTCCGTTGTTACATGTTGCGCAGCAGGCCTCAATAAATGAACTGCAGCCAAATAGCAATCAACCAGTATTACATTCTTATCTTAAGTATGGCAATCTTATCCATTTATCCCATAACGAAAGCCGCACACTTGAGTCAGTTAGGGATTTTGAAATTTTCCTGCTCACGGGAATTGCAAATCCTGATCCTTTAATAGAAGAGCTTGAAAAATATGCTGAAACCATTAAACACGAAGAATTTCCTGATCATTATGCTTTTAAAAATGATGATATTAAGAAGTTTAAATCAGTTTTTATGGCCAGTACTAAAAAAGATAAAATCATTATCACAACAGAAAAGGATAGCAAGCGTTTAAGAGCTACCGGATTTGAAGATTTACTGCTAGATTTACCTGTATATTATTTACCCATTGAGGTTGAATTATTTGAAGAAGATAAGATTACCTTTGACGAACTCATTTTAAATTATGTTAAGAGCAATAGAAGAAACCGTTGA
- a CDS encoding porin family protein, with product MKKLLLSASIILLATGAFAQSTMTGETSRFGIKAGVNLSKFHAGGDDNAAKAFNDNAKNNVGFNVTAFGDFGVGNNFFIQPGVSLQNKGNKFESTSSSTIGNSTITTTSSVKTNLMAIEVPVNAVFRIPTGDAGSVQISAGPYIGFNISGKDKGENTITTVNNSNNTSTTATTSNDRDLSFGSASDKNYNSTEFGANFGLAYRTNSGFLVGANYGLGLTDLTPKDRQANTNKLTNRVLGFSVGYSF from the coding sequence ATGAAAAAGTTACTATTAAGCGCATCGATCATTTTATTGGCAACAGGTGCTTTTGCACAATCGACAATGACAGGTGAGACTTCACGTTTTGGGATTAAAGCCGGTGTTAACCTCTCTAAGTTCCATGCAGGTGGAGATGATAATGCAGCCAAAGCTTTTAACGATAATGCAAAAAACAATGTTGGTTTTAATGTGACCGCATTTGGTGATTTTGGTGTAGGAAACAATTTCTTTATCCAACCAGGAGTGTCGTTACAGAACAAAGGCAATAAGTTTGAATCAACAAGTTCATCAACAATTGGTAATAGCACCATTACAACTACATCATCTGTTAAAACAAATTTAATGGCCATTGAAGTTCCGGTTAATGCGGTATTCAGAATTCCTACTGGCGATGCTGGTTCGGTTCAGATCAGTGCTGGTCCTTATATTGGCTTTAATATTTCAGGTAAAGACAAAGGAGAAAATACCATTACAACGGTTAACAACAGCAACAACACAAGCACAACTGCTACCACCTCTAATGATAGAGACTTATCATTTGGTAGTGCAAGCGATAAAAACTACAACAGCACAGAATTTGGTGCAAACTTTGGTTTAGCTTACCGTACAAATTCAGGATTTTTAGTAGGTGCTAATTATGGTTTAGGTTTAACTGATTTAACTCCTAAAGACAGACAAGCTAACACGAATAAATTGACTAACCGCGTATTAGGTTTCTCAGTTGGTTATTCGTTCTAA